The following proteins are encoded in a genomic region of Diabrotica virgifera virgifera chromosome 1, PGI_DIABVI_V3a:
- the LOC126878894 gene encoding gastrula zinc finger protein XlCGF7.1-like: MEHICTECTLTFSKHSNLRSHLKTFHPDKLDIIAPNKTFKSIVLCNKCPKRFSKYSNLKRHVTKFHPGEDKTSI, encoded by the exons ATGGAACATATATGCACGGAGTGTACGCTCACATTCTCAAAACATTCTAATTTAAGAAGTCACCTGAAAACGTTTCATCCTG ATAAACTGGACATAATTGCACCCAACAAAACATTTAAATCTATTGTACTTTGTAACAAATGTCCCAAAAGGTTCTCTAAATATTCCAATTTAAAAAGGCATGTCACTAAGTTTCATCCAGGTGAGGACAAAACTTCTATTTAG